A genomic window from Sphingobacterium spiritivorum includes:
- a CDS encoding cytidine deaminase gives MRSIDLNITYEHYANIEELSEIDKNLCEMAEKALESSYSPYSKFRVGTAIKLESGETFLGSNQENVAYPSGLCAERVALFSIGVMHPDGVIESMAITAQTNAFEITKPITSCGACLQVMAEFEMKQNRPIQVLFYCLNGEVLKVNGIKSLLPFVFVEDRLVASL, from the coding sequence ATGAGATCGATCGATTTAAATATAACTTACGAGCATTACGCCAATATTGAAGAGTTAAGCGAAATAGACAAAAATTTATGTGAGATGGCCGAGAAGGCGCTGGAAAGTTCTTACTCTCCTTATTCCAAATTTAGAGTAGGTACAGCCATTAAGCTTGAATCAGGTGAGACTTTTTTAGGCAGTAATCAGGAAAATGTAGCTTATCCCTCAGGGTTATGTGCCGAGCGGGTTGCGCTTTTTTCAATTGGAGTAATGCATCCTGATGGAGTAATAGAAAGTATGGCTATTACTGCTCAAACAAATGCTTTTGAAATTACCAAACCCATAACTTCTTGCGGAGCCTGCCTACAGGTAATGGCCGAATTTGAAATGAAACAGAACAGACCTATTCAGGTGTTGTTTTATTGTCTTAATGGTGAAGTTTTGAAAGTTAACGGAATTAAAAGCCTGTTGCCATTTGTTTTTGTTGAGGATAGATTGGTAGCTAGTCTTTAA